A genome region from Nitrospira sp. includes the following:
- a CDS encoding amylo-alpha-1,6-glucosidase, giving the protein MEEIISVNDQFYILASSSMADDRTRVLKHGETFGVFDRYGDIQPVGRGTQGVFHQGTRFLSRQELFLNNDRPMLLSSTVKEDNALLAVDLTNPDLYREGRIAIPRGSVHVFRSRFLWNGVSYERFRLSNYSLAPVKMTLSIRFEADFADIFEVRGKKRERKGRMLPNLLRKDLLVLRYEGLDEVTREARIQFTPEPMEITASQATFSIELDPKGETAVAVMVACDVADRQRTPLGYDAAMAEAGLAFGAEQTEDCTIQTSNAQFNEWWNRSVLDVRMMVTDTNEGPYPYAGVPWFSTPFGRDGVITALECLWIRPELARGVLAYLASTQAKEVNPAQDAEPGKILHETRKGEMAALNEIPFGLYYGSVDSTPLFVMLAGAYYERTADLTFIQSIWANLEAALTWMDTFGDLDRDGFVEYVRKSPTGLDNQGWKDSHDSISHEDGSLAEGPIALCEVQGYVYDAKVQASKLADALGYTDRASQLRRQARSLRERFDEAFWCEELSTYALALDGQKRPCRVKTSNAGHCLYTGIASDEHARRVAETLMTDESFSGWGVRTLADSERRYNPMSYHNGSIWPHDNAMIAIGLARYGLKSGVEKIMTGMFEVSLVLDFHRLPELFCGFVRRPGQGLTRYPVACNPQAWAAGSAFMVLQACLGLSILASEQKVVFTHPILPEFIDKMQIKNLKVGTASVDLLLRRHDLDVGITVIRRVGKVEVVSLK; this is encoded by the coding sequence GTGGAAGAAATTATCAGTGTCAATGATCAGTTCTATATCCTCGCCAGTTCGTCGATGGCGGACGACCGCACACGTGTGCTGAAACATGGGGAGACGTTCGGTGTGTTCGATCGATACGGCGACATTCAGCCGGTGGGGCGGGGGACCCAGGGCGTCTTTCATCAGGGGACGCGGTTTTTGTCGCGGCAGGAATTGTTTCTCAACAACGACCGGCCGATGCTGCTCAGTTCAACGGTCAAGGAGGACAATGCTCTGCTGGCCGTGGACCTCACCAATCCCGACTTGTACCGGGAGGGACGGATCGCGATCCCGCGGGGAAGCGTGCATGTTTTTCGCTCGCGTTTTCTTTGGAATGGGGTGAGTTATGAGCGGTTTCGTCTGTCCAATTACAGTTTAGCGCCGGTGAAGATGACCTTGTCGATCCGCTTTGAGGCCGATTTTGCGGATATCTTTGAGGTGCGCGGAAAAAAGCGTGAGCGGAAGGGTCGGATGCTGCCGAATCTCCTGCGGAAGGATTTACTGGTGTTACGGTATGAGGGTCTCGATGAGGTGACCCGGGAGGCACGGATTCAATTTACTCCCGAGCCGATGGAAATCACCGCGTCACAGGCCACCTTCAGCATTGAACTCGATCCGAAAGGCGAAACGGCGGTGGCGGTGATGGTAGCCTGCGACGTGGCCGACCGCCAGCGGACGCCGTTGGGCTATGATGCTGCGATGGCTGAAGCCGGGCTGGCCTTCGGTGCAGAGCAGACGGAGGATTGCACCATTCAGACCTCCAACGCTCAATTCAATGAGTGGTGGAATCGCTCGGTGTTGGATGTGCGGATGATGGTGACCGACACGAATGAAGGCCCCTATCCCTATGCCGGTGTGCCCTGGTTCAGCACGCCTTTCGGGCGGGACGGGGTCATCACGGCGCTCGAGTGTCTCTGGATTCGACCGGAATTAGCGCGCGGCGTGCTGGCCTATCTGGCATCGACACAGGCCAAAGAGGTGAACCCTGCTCAGGATGCCGAGCCGGGGAAGATCCTCCATGAAACCCGCAAGGGGGAAATGGCGGCGTTGAACGAGATTCCCTTCGGCCTCTATTACGGCAGTGTCGATTCCACGCCGTTGTTTGTGATGTTGGCCGGCGCCTATTACGAACGGACGGCGGATCTGACGTTTATCCAGTCGATATGGGCCAACCTCGAAGCAGCGTTGACCTGGATGGATACGTTCGGTGATCTCGACCGTGACGGGTTTGTCGAGTATGTGCGGAAGTCCCCCACCGGTTTGGACAATCAAGGTTGGAAAGATTCGCATGATTCGATTTCGCACGAGGACGGTTCGTTGGCTGAGGGGCCTATCGCCTTGTGTGAAGTGCAAGGCTATGTATATGACGCCAAGGTGCAGGCGTCAAAGTTGGCAGACGCGCTCGGGTATACCGATCGTGCCAGTCAGCTTCGTCGGCAGGCACGGTCGCTGAGGGAGCGGTTCGACGAGGCGTTCTGGTGCGAGGAATTGTCGACCTATGCCCTGGCGTTGGACGGACAGAAACGCCCCTGTCGGGTAAAGACCTCGAACGCCGGCCACTGTCTCTACACAGGCATCGCAAGTGACGAACATGCGAGGCGTGTGGCAGAGACGCTGATGACCGATGAGTCGTTCAGCGGGTGGGGTGTGCGCACTCTTGCCGACTCGGAGCGCCGGTATAATCCGATGTCCTATCACAACGGATCGATCTGGCCGCACGACAACGCGATGATTGCGATCGGTCTAGCCCGGTACGGCCTCAAGTCCGGTGTGGAAAAAATTATGACCGGCATGTTCGAGGTCAGCCTCGTGCTCGACTTCCACCGGTTGCCGGAATTGTTCTGTGGATTCGTTCGCCGACCGGGCCAGGGCCTCACGCGGTATCCCGTGGCCTGCAATCCACAAGCCTGGGCTGCGGGATCGGCGTTTATGGTGCTCCAGGCCTGCCTCGGGCTCTCGATCCTGGCCTCAGAGCAGAAGGTGGTGTTCACCCATCCGATCCTTCCGGAATTTATCGACAAGATGCAGATCAAGAATCTGAAGGTGGGCACCGCGTCTGTCGACTTGCTGCTACGGCGACATGACCTTGATGTGGGTATCACGGTCATTCGTCGTGTGGGTAAAGTCGAAGTGGTCTCGCTCAAGTAG
- a CDS encoding MFS transporter, protein MGPRHVSGGKTGRPNVKWSPQLLTRDFTLVWWGQMVSQIGDGVSKLALLWFVYAITGSPLKTTMIGLLQTLPPILFGPFIGVIVDRVPKKLLLISSDLIRALVLGVLPCLLPVDSFSIERLYLMVFVHAVASAVFGPALTAAIPSLVSRHEFTAANALLQTTTSIGIIVGPALSGVGIATMSSQEVLCVNAVSYVISAVCFACVQFPRMEAVPSVAGGSLAGTFRDVLDGFQYVFHRQRIILMLIGAASMYTFATSAFSTLFPVFGKKLLDLGPIEVGYLWSAFGIGLLLVSLGLVSLSTWSLPKRIQLMALSSFISGLGLLGLIMASNRLIAAALMVIIGMGTGTLTPVAWGVLQEIAPASLLGRVLAIYNLGAMTSAIVGMTIFGWVTQEFGERPSVFGIGVGLFLSALVSMRVARWVQANWAETSLPSEDEVRPGVMVTQPTSH, encoded by the coding sequence ATGGGACCACGGCACGTGAGCGGAGGAAAGACGGGACGCCCGAACGTGAAGTGGTCGCCGCAACTGTTGACGCGCGACTTCACACTGGTCTGGTGGGGCCAAATGGTCTCCCAAATCGGCGATGGTGTGTCGAAACTCGCCTTGCTCTGGTTCGTCTACGCCATCACCGGCTCTCCGCTCAAGACCACCATGATCGGGCTGCTGCAGACCTTGCCGCCCATTCTGTTCGGTCCCTTCATCGGGGTCATTGTCGATCGTGTGCCGAAGAAACTTCTCTTGATCAGCAGCGACTTGATTCGCGCCTTGGTGCTGGGTGTATTGCCTTGTTTGCTGCCGGTGGACTCGTTCAGCATCGAGCGGCTGTACCTCATGGTGTTCGTCCATGCGGTCGCCTCCGCCGTGTTTGGCCCGGCCTTGACCGCCGCCATTCCGTCATTGGTCTCCCGCCATGAATTCACTGCCGCCAATGCCTTGTTGCAGACGACGACCAGCATCGGGATCATCGTCGGGCCCGCCCTGAGCGGCGTTGGCATTGCGACCATGAGCTCGCAAGAAGTGCTTTGCGTGAATGCCGTCAGCTACGTTATTTCTGCGGTTTGTTTTGCGTGTGTTCAGTTTCCACGGATGGAGGCGGTGCCGTCGGTCGCTGGAGGCTCGCTGGCCGGAACCTTCCGCGATGTGCTGGATGGTTTCCAGTATGTGTTCCATCGGCAGCGGATTATTTTGATGCTCATCGGAGCGGCGTCCATGTATACCTTCGCCACGAGCGCCTTCAGCACGCTCTTTCCAGTGTTCGGCAAGAAGTTGCTGGACCTCGGTCCTATTGAGGTCGGATACCTCTGGTCGGCATTCGGTATCGGGTTGTTGCTGGTGTCGCTGGGCCTGGTGTCCCTATCGACCTGGTCGCTGCCCAAACGGATTCAGTTGATGGCGCTGTCCAGTTTCATCAGTGGTCTAGGGCTGCTGGGATTGATTATGGCGTCGAATCGGTTGATTGCGGCGGCGTTGATGGTCATCATCGGGATGGGGACCGGGACGCTCACGCCGGTGGCCTGGGGTGTGTTACAGGAGATTGCTCCGGCCTCGCTGCTGGGGCGAGTGCTGGCGATTTACAATCTTGGCGCGATGACCTCCGCCATCGTCGGCATGACGATTTTCGGCTGGGTGACGCAAGAGTTTGGCGAGCGCCCCAGCGTGTTCGGGATTGGTGTGGGGCTATTCTTGTCGGCGCTGGTGTCCATGCGGGTGGCGCGCTGGGTGCAGGCCAATTGGGCCGAGACGAGCCTGCCGTCTGAAGACGAGGTGCGCCCCGGGGTCATGGTCACGCAGCCCACGAGCCATTGA